A region of the Kaistia geumhonensis genome:
GCTCGGGCTTCTCGTAGGTGAGGTTGAAGAAGTCGGGTCGGTTGCCGCGCGCGATCTCGAGCACGTCGCGGAAGCCTTCGGTCGTGATCAGGCCCGTCTTGGCGCCCTTGCGCTCCGTCAGAGCGTTGATGACCACGGTGGTGCCATGCGCGAAGAAATCGACCGAGGCGATATCCACCTCGCCCTTCTTCAGCACGTTCAGCACGCCGGCCTCGAAATTCGGCGGCGTCGTGTCGGACTTGGCGGTGCGGATGGTCTGCTTGCCGGTCGCGCGGTCGGTCTCGAAATAGACCAGGTCGGTGAAGGTGCCGCCGACATCGGTCGCTACGCGGAGGGTGGTCTCGGCCATTCTCGTGCTTCCGTTCGTGAGTTCAGGCCGCGCCGCGGGCGGCATCGCGCGCGGCGGCCTTGTCGGTGGCCATGAAGGCGATGGCCGCGAAGGGGCGAAGCTGCATGGCAATCGCCATCCGCTCCGGCGTATAGTGTCCCTTGACGTCGAGCAGGTTCAGCGTGCCCACGACGGCGCCGGCGACGACGACCGGGATGTTGCAGCCGGATTCGCAGCCGAGCGACTGGATCAGCGGCCAGTCGGAAAAGACCTCGGCGATCTGCTCGATCGTGTTCGAGACATAGGGCTGCCGCTTCTCGATGACCGTCTCGGACCAGATGCCGATCGACATCGGCTTGAAGCCGCCCGTCGGATAGGCCGTCTCGTTGCCGGAATAGGTTCGCCGCGCTAGGCCCGCGACCGCGTCATAGGTCATCGCCGTGAACAGCTTCGTCCCGACCGTTTCCTCGGTGATGCGCTGCAACACCTCGAAGGCGCGGCGCGGCTGGTCAGCCTCCGCGACCGCCTCCATGAACTCGTCCCAATAGGCATTGATGTCGGTTGCCATGGCTCACGCGCTCCTGATCTGCTCTAGGAAATATCCTGTATCCAGACTGTCGACAACCTCGTTCTGCAGGAATCTGCCCGCCGGCTGTGCAGAACCGGAAAAGTTCCTTCGCTGCCCAATCCGTGGGCCCGCGCGGCTACCGCTCCGCCGGACGGAGGCCGCACCATTCCGCGATAAAGAGGGCGATCGCCTTGGTCGTCTCGCGCATCGAGGCGAGATCGGTCTTCTCAGCGGCGCTGTGGCTGCCGGAGCCCCGCGGCCCGTAACAGAGCGTCGGGATGCCGTAATACAGATCGTACTGCCGCGTATCGCTGGTCGCGGTCTGGCTGAAGGTCTCGAGCTCGCTGTCGAACACCGCCCGATGCGCATTGCGCAGGACGGCTTCCGCTTCGCTGCCCGGCTGGAAGACGTGACCATCGGCCTGGAAACCGATCCAGCTCAGCGCCGGCGGCGCGTCGGCGCCGAGCCGCATGGCGGTGGCCGCGACGGCATCGAGCACGAGTTGACGCACCATCGGCAGCGGATCGCCGGGAAGAACGGAGAGGCGGCATTCGATCTCGCACCAGGCAGGGACCGAACCGAGCCAGTCGCCGCCGCGGATCTTGCCGCAGGAGAATTTCACCGGGTTCTCGATATGGCCGAACCAGGGATGGGTTCTCGCCCGCTCGTTGATCCGGGCCGTGAGAGCCATGAGGTCGGCGATATAGTCGTAAGCGGCGAGGATCGCGCTGGCGCCCGCCTGCGCCTGCAGCACATGAACCGGCTTGCCTAGGATGCGCAGGCGGAACCAGACCGAGCCGAGCTCGGCCCGCAGCAGCTGGTTGTCGACCGACTCGGGGATGAGGCAGGCGTCGGCGCGGTAGCCTCGCTCGAGCGTCGCCAGCGCGCCGTTGCCGGTGCACTCCTCCTCGCTCACGGTTTCGACGAAGACGTCGCCCGCCGGCGCGAAGCCGGCGTCGCGCAGGGCATCCAGCGCGAAGACCATCGCCGCGACGCCGACCTTCATGTCGTTGGCGCCGCGCCCATGCATGAAACCGTCCTCGATGACCGGTTCGAAAGGCGGATGGCGCCACTGCTCCAGCGGGCCGGGCGGCACCACGTCGATATGGCCCTGAAGGATCAGGCTTCGCCCCCTGGCCTCCCCCTCCCCGACATCGGGCGCCGGAAAAGAGGCCACGAGCTGCACGGCCTTCGTGTAGTCGACATCGACGATCGCCGACGCACCGGGTTTGCCCTCGATCGGCACCTCGGCAATCGTGAAACTGTCGACGAGGCCTCCGCGCGCCGCGAACTCGCCAGCGAGCCAGGC
Encoded here:
- a CDS encoding ArgE/DapE family deacylase, with protein sequence MTEPSHSVREAVVAAVDANWQRQIDRLARLVSFDSTRGNEAPCQAWLAGEFAARGGLVDSFTIAEVPIEGKPGASAIVDVDYTKAVQLVASFPAPDVGEGEARGRSLILQGHIDVVPPGPLEQWRHPPFEPVIEDGFMHGRGANDMKVGVAAMVFALDALRDAGFAPAGDVFVETVSEEECTGNGALATLERGYRADACLIPESVDNQLLRAELGSVWFRLRILGKPVHVLQAQAGASAILAAYDYIADLMALTARINERARTHPWFGHIENPVKFSCGKIRGGDWLGSVPAWCEIECRLSVLPGDPLPMVRQLVLDAVAATAMRLGADAPPALSWIGFQADGHVFQPGSEAEAVLRNAHRAVFDSELETFSQTATSDTRQYDLYYGIPTLCYGPRGSGSHSAAEKTDLASMRETTKAIALFIAEWCGLRPAER
- a CDS encoding GAF domain-containing protein, translated to MATDINAYWDEFMEAVAEADQPRRAFEVLQRITEETVGTKLFTAMTYDAVAGLARRTYSGNETAYPTGGFKPMSIGIWSETVIEKRQPYVSNTIEQIAEVFSDWPLIQSLGCESGCNIPVVVAGAVVGTLNLLDVKGHYTPERMAIAMQLRPFAAIAFMATDKAAARDAARGAA